The following coding sequences lie in one Zingiber officinale cultivar Zhangliang chromosome 2B, Zo_v1.1, whole genome shotgun sequence genomic window:
- the LOC122048206 gene encoding uncharacterized GPI-anchored protein At1g61900-like, with protein sequence MAAPFFHNSTPKLSGQCSLNFSAVDNLLRTTAVDCWASFAPFLANVICCPQFEATLVILIGQASKDSGLLALDSVHANYCLSDIQQILGSQGVPSDLHDICSIRSSNLSEGSCPINDTIGFESVVDSSKLLAACSKVDAVNECCRQICQSAINEAAKNLVLKDGRLMTNMEINDTTVEYSSTVNSCKNIVLRWLSSRLDSSSAKQVLRGLSNCNVNGGGSRASNST encoded by the exons ATGGCAGCACCATTTTTCCACAATAGCACTCCAAAATTATCAG GGCAATGTTCATTGAACTTTTCTGCAGTTGACAATTTGTTAAGAACAACTGCTGTTGATTGTTGGGCCTCCTTCGCTCCTTTCTTAGCCAATGTTATTTGTTGTCCGCAGTTCGAGGCTACCCTTGTTATTCTAATTGGACAAGCAAGTAAAGATTCAGGTTTACTTGCGTTGGACTCTGTTCATGCAAATTATTGCCTATCAGATATTCAACAGATTCTTGGAAGTCAGGGTGTCCCTAGTGACCTTCATGATATTTGTTCCATCCGTTCTTCTAACCTCTCTGAAGGATCCTGCCCAATTAATGATACCATTGGGTTTGAGAGTGTTGTTGACTCTTCTAAACTCCTTGCTGCATGTTCAAAGGTTGATGCTGTGAATGAATGCTGCAGACAAATCTGTCAAAGTGCCATCAATGAAGCTGCAAAAAACCTTGTCTTGAAGGATGGCAGATTGATGACGAATATGGAAATTAATGATACAACAGTGGAGTATTCATCTACTGTGAACAGCTGTAAAAACATTGTCCTTAGGTGGCTATCTAGTAGACTTGATTCTTCATCTGCAAAGCAAGTGTTGAGAGGACTATCAAACTGTAATGTTAACGGAG GAGGAAGCAGAGCTTCCAATTCCACTTAA